GCCTTTGTCCAATGGGCAGTATGGGGGCAGGCATTATCATGCAACAAAATGATTGCATCCAACAGAATTTTGAAAGACAGAGGGCAAACAGCAATATTAACTGTGGAAACATCCCTCATCTCTCCCAActaagaaatccaaagctgttcacgcaAGTTCTGGTATGATCATTATAACTTTCTTCTTCAACTGCAGGGGCCCCTCAGCTCATCGAGTTACTGaagtgtggaaccacaatcaacacacagtgctatgaagacattttgcagAAACTCTGATGCACCATAAAGTCAAAGACCCAGGAATGCTTTTGGACAGAACCATCCTACACAATAATGCCGTTCCCCATGCTGCAAATTAAACAAATGCTACATTTTAGCAATTCAGTTGGAAAGTGCTGCAACATTCTCtgtacagcctggatctttcactgTGCAATTTTTACATCTTTGGCATTATGAAGAAAGAGAAACATGTACATCAGTTTCAGTCAGATAAAGTGCAAGGGTAGGTGCAGTTGTGGATCCATCAGAGGCCAATTGCTCGTCTCGTCACCCAGTatgataaatgtcttaatgcatgtgctgattacttttgaatgtaacGGGGGACTCACTGAATAATTGTGCTCTATTGAAGTTGTCCACATAAAGTGTGAAAGGATATTACATAACATTTCAcgaataaaattttgtttaaagaaaCTTAAAATTTGTCCAGATTTTGTTGACTCTCCTACAATCATCGCACTCTTACTCACCCCGTCACACACCTTTTTTCCTCTTATTTCCAACCTCAAAACTAACTAcacacacagaatcagaatcacatTCAGTTATATGCATTCTGACCACTACTCAAGGAGCACATTATGCTCAATATGTGGTCAAAGTAAATTTTCACAGAGAATAATTTATAACAAGTTCACTAATTAATGACACAAACATACAGCATTTTCCAGTATATTACACTAAATTTATTTTGACGATATTTATCTGCAATGCCTATCATATTACATACTGTTACATTGATATCTACATGATCAAGTGCATTTAATATGATCTGTTCAACTGCTGATAGCAATCTCTGGTGTCTACAGTAATATTCATGCACTGTTTGTCAATTATAAAAGATTTAACTTGAGATGATCCTCTCTTAGAGATTCACAttacaataaacattttttaatgaaatatgcCTACTACTGTTTAAAGATGCTTGGAATAAAATGTGTGATATGAGGTTTACAGAAGAGGAAAAACATGACTTCAGTAACAACAGTGTACCTCAGAAAGACATAAAATTCTCATTAATCTCTTACACACGCACACATCATAATTTTAATCAGGAATAAAAACCTGTTTAGAAACAAGAATAATTCCCAGACACAGTAATAAGCGCTCAAATCTGGTTTAAATGGTAACTGCTTTCATACATATACATTAATGTATAAAATGGAGTGTGCCTTGGAACACAACTGGAATTTAAATGCTGTCACCATGCTCTTTCACAAATGAATTTTACATGCAGCTgacaatatacatatatataaactaAATAAAGTCCTATCTCCTGTAGCATGGGAATTTTAAAAGATAAAAAGGAAATCCTGGAGCAGCCCACATTAATTTTGGAAATTACTCAAAACACAAATGATAAAAAAGTTGTCACTGAGATTCTTTTTACAGTTACACTTTTTAAGTATTGTGGTACATCAAACATCAAATTTCAGTTCTACGATTACAGTGCCAAGCCAAGCTTATCATAACATCAACTATATCACCACATTTACGAATCATGTCCATACACATATAAACATTTTAATTGCTTTCTGCAATagacactccatgtttcacttgaAGTCTAGTGCAATCACACCACTGGTTGATGCCACACAATTTTTCCCGTCAAGCAACCTGACACGAGTAAACAGTGCTGAGGTGAAAACTTTGTACTAACAACTATATCTGTATGGCATACATGTGAGGCTAACTCATACAAACGCACAGGGGGAACAGCAGGAACACAAGACGATAATTCAGCACAGTCAGGGGAGAATGCCAATAGCCGAACACCATAACCGTAAGGAGAGCAAATAAGCCTGCCATCAGAAGAGAAACACAGCTCCTTTATAAAACCCTTTCCTACATTTGGTTCCTCTATGTAATGAGTAAGTCGCTGCATATTCTGATGTATCTGACGATTGAGTTTGCCTGGGTGATCTGGCTTTATTGTCCCTGTATTTACTCTATACACTCTTGTAGGTCCTACACGCCTCGTCTCAGATGATGATGAATTACCTGAAGAGCGAGACACATCGCGATGATTTACTATAAGAATTGCACCAGAGCCATTGCTTCCATGTGGACGTATCAGGACTGCTGGACTGTTTACAGTGTTCCCTGAAACAGCAGGCCTACTTCTAGATGAGGACACTTGTGCATCAGGTGCATCACCATTATCTGCTTGATTAGAATTTCTGCGAGGTGATGATCCAGGCGCAGGTTCGTCATCAAAAGTCCTGTGGACTAATATTCGAAACCTTGCTGCTCTTCCTTCAGGGCCATGAGGCACATCACTCATGCTTGCATCATTTGCAACTTCCTCAGATATTATTCGTCTAGCTGCACTAGCTGCAGAAGACAGCCGGAACTGGAAACCACGAGGCAGAGAATCTTGGTCCAAAGAAAACTCATGCTCCATACGTTCCCTTTCACGTTCTCGCTCGCGGCGTATTCTTGCCTCCCTTATGGCAACCAAAGCTTCCCACACATCAGCTGAAGAAACATGAAGCTCCACACTAGCAGCTGAGAAACCACGACTAACACTCAATTCCGATGCGCGTGCAAGCAAATCGTCTGCATCACGTCTTAAACGTGTTTCGAATGAGTCATTTTCTGTAGATGATGCAGTCTGAGATGAACCACTAGAAGCACTAGCACCTGCACCTGCACCTGCATGAGTTGATGGTGCAAAACTACTCTGCCCTGTGTCGTTATTGCCTCCACTATTTTGACTGTGCCCAGGCCTCAACAAGGATGATTCCTCTTCCTCAGCTTCTTGAAAATCTACTTCACTCTCTGTGTCAGGA
This genomic interval from Schistocerca cancellata isolate TAMUIC-IGC-003103 chromosome 3, iqSchCanc2.1, whole genome shotgun sequence contains the following:
- the LOC126175811 gene encoding DDB1- and CUL4-associated factor 10, translating into MPKIKARGLHSSWLHHRELGHRFPLGHSDRFSKELYSSLMPCNGWDQSEHLRNAVHGGVFNLEFSPDSSLLVAACEKKSILMFDPLCRKLIHAVDNAHRDCVNCVRFLDSRVFATCSDDSTVALWDARNLKSQIRTLHGHSNWVKNIEFSPRDGLLVTSGFDGSIYTWDINSYTETGFVYTRVFHTNGLMRTRLNPDATKMVICTTSGYLMIVHDLDLTTLQQDLAGFKPNMYRLMQLSQTTIPVAATYTHLFSKSRKVNRVEIVADFPKGDDAEVVSSLQIHPQGWCALSRNISNNETSEWTCVHDIQDLDYPDTESEVDFQEAEEEESSLLRPGHSQNSGGNNDTGQSSFAPSTHAGAGAGASASSGSSQTASSTENDSFETRLRRDADDLLARASELSVSRGFSAASVELHVSSADVWEALVAIREARIRRERERERERMEHEFSLDQDSLPRGFQFRLSSAASAARRIISEEVANDASMSDVPHGPEGRAARFRILVHRTFDDEPAPGSSPRRNSNQADNGDAPDAQVSSSRSRPAVSGNTVNSPAVLIRPHGSNGSGAILIVNHRDVSRSSGNSSSSETRRVGPTRVYRVNTGTIKPDHPGKLNRQIHQNMQRLTHYIEEPNVGKGFIKELCFSSDGRLICSPYGYGVRLLAFSPDCAELSSCVPAVPPVRLYELASHVCHTDIVVSTKFSPQHCLLVSGCLTGKIVWHQPVV